AATTGTCTGGAATGATAACGACTGCCCAATATACAATGTATCTCTAGAAAGCATAGCTATTGACGGTCTCCTTTTCTTTGGATTGGGCTCAGGTGTCCATTATCTTCAGGAAATAGGAGCAGGAAGGTACGGGTATCTTGTAACCCCGGTATTCGGATTTGGATGGCTGCTAGTAACAGTGACAGTATCCTACTATGATGACCAGGAGAACTATATGTCAAAAGAAGTCCATGCAAATTTATTTGCCATAGGAACAGTAGTTTTAGTTCTTGAGGAGTGGTAAAAGGGGTTACCACCATTTGACGGAATCTTCAAAATCATTTAACTCCTCTTTATTTTGAGGTTTTCTAAATACGAACAGATGCTCATACATAAGCAGGAGGAAGTTATAGTCAATAGATTTTTTCAGCCAAAACGGGGTGGATTTGCACCTCCATTGATGTTTGATTATATCCTCTTTTAAAACGAAGCCGATGTCTAAAAATGCTTGCATAACCCTGAATGCAATAGGCACATGATGTTTTCTTCTTCTTGTATCCCCCACTAAAATGGCGCAATATTTGTTCGGCATTAAAACCCTGAACGCCTCCTCAGCAACTTTCTTCATATCTTCAATAAATCCGTCAATGCTGTATTCATTAGACAGATCGCCTTCCAACTTTTCTTTTGAATAAGGAATGATATTAGCATAAGGAGGATGAGTTGCTATCAGGTCAATAGAATTCTTTTTTATCAAATTCAGATTTCTCGCATCCCCAACGTAGGTCTTTTGGGTGGTTTCTTCGGAGTCATAATCCAACGTTTTATAACGAAAATTTAGCCTGTCACGGGTAAGCATTACGCAATTTTTGTTTATATCAATCCCAATTCCATTCCTGCCAAGCAATTTACATTCCACAAGTGTTGTCCCCGAACCGACCATCTGATCCAAGACAGTATCCCCATTTTTCGAATATCGAAGCAATATGTTCCTCGCCATTTGAGGGGGCCAATTGCCCCTGTAATTTCCTTTATGAGTTGCCCAATCTCCCCTGCGAGGATATGACCATACATTTGTTCCTTCCAATTCAAAATCTTTTGGCTGATATTTTTTAATTTTCTTTTTCTGACCAATCTTAATAACAACTTCTTTTTTCCCTATCCTATCTTCAATAACTATTTTATCATGGGATTTGATAAATTGCTTGTATTGGGAGTGAGTAACCTCCCGCATTTTAGCGTATTTAGCATTTTCTTCAGCATCGTCCCTTGATTTTCTTTCAACATTGGTTAATTTATAGATTTCAAAAATCAGTTCTTTTCCCTTTGATGTTATACAAAACTTCTTGTCTTTTCTTTTATGTGGCGTAAGATTTTCAACTAAATTTTTATCAGAGAGTTCTTTTAAATGGAGGCTAATATGGGATATGGATGCATGAAGGGTCTTAGCCAGTTCTGTAGGAGTTTGGATTTTTTTATTGAGAGCAATAAGAATTTTGAATCTTAACTCGCTGGCAAGAGTAAAGCTGATTGAACTCCAATTACGCACTCCTAAAGAAATAGGAGTTAGGGTATAGAATTAGTTACGGAATTTTGTAACC
The nucleotide sequence above comes from Candidatus Thermoplasmatota archaeon. Encoded proteins:
- a CDS encoding DNA methyltransferase, which produces MRNWSSISFTLASELRFKILIALNKKIQTPTELAKTLHASISHISLHLKELSDKNLVENLTPHKRKDKKFCITSKGKELIFEIYKLTNVERKSRDDAEENAKYAKMREVTHSQYKQFIKSHDKIVIEDRIGKKEVVIKIGQKKKIKKYQPKDFELEGTNVWSYPRRGDWATHKGNYRGNWPPQMARNILLRYSKNGDTVLDQMVGSGTTLVECKLLGRNGIGIDINKNCVMLTRDRLNFRYKTLDYDSEETTQKTYVGDARNLNLIKKNSIDLIATHPPYANIIPYSKEKLEGDLSNEYSIDGFIEDMKKVAEEAFRVLMPNKYCAILVGDTRRRKHHVPIAFRVMQAFLDIGFVLKEDIIKHQWRCKSTPFWLKKSIDYNFLLLMYEHLFVFRKPQNKEELNDFEDSVKWW